The DNA sequence GAGCGTCATTGTCGATGCTCCAAAGCACTGCTAGGGCTTGGTCGTTATGCCCCATTTTAACCAGGCACGACCCCCCAGTGATCAACGAGGAGGCGTAAAACTCCATATCGCGGCACTGCTCTGCCAGTTGCGCGGCTTGTTCGGCCCACCTGAGCGCCTCTGCGGCATTTCCTAACTGCTGTGCACATATGGCCTTGCCATGGTAGGCCTGAAGCAGACCCCGCCCGTCTTCCGCACCTTGAGAGGCCGCAATCTCTGTATAGCACTTTTGCGCAGATTCGATTTTGCCAAGCGCGAAATACGTGCTTCCGAGCAGATAAAGCGTTAGTTGTCGTTTGCTTGGCATGTCCTCCGCACCTGTAAATATGCCAAACGCCTTGTTGCACATCTCCAGCGCCTGCGAGTACAAGCCTGCGGCATAAGTTGCGTGTGCTGCGAGATAGCAGCAGTACCACTGCTTTTCGCGCCGCCCCTCCGCCTCAAACAGCGCTGCCGCCGTCAGCGCATGGTTGACGGCGCTGAGGGGCCTACCCTCCTTTTGTTCGTGCCACGCTATCAGCTCATGCATAAGCGCTTTAGGGTCGTCCGGCAGAGCTCCGAACCCTTTCAGCGCATCTAGGGCTAGTCGCACGCCCTCACTATCGCCGAGCTCAATACAGGCATGAGCTTGGTTGATAAGCAGCAGGGCCCGCTCG is a window from the Selenomonadales bacterium genome containing:
- a CDS encoding helix-turn-helix transcriptional regulator, with the protein product MTQLKTADQADGRCEIVLGAKIRKARKEAGLTQAQLAGTELSRSLISEIERNERNPSTATLRILAQRLNKPLEHFVVEWSASDAERALLLINQAHACIELGDSEGVRLALDALKGFGALPDDPKALMHELIAWHEQKEGRPLSAVNHALTAAALFEAEGRREKQWYCCYLAAHATYAAGLYSQALEMCNKAFGIFTGAEDMPSKRQLTLYLLGSTYFALGKIESAQKCYTEIAASQGAEDGRGLLQAYHGKAICAQQLGNAAEALRWAEQAAQLAEQCRDMEFYASSLITGGSCLVKMGHNDQALAVLWSIDNDARFPAHIAHTARRELLLCLAEQDPYPEKICSSLEQYLSAVLLVAPKQGGYEDTKTQWAVAKSRLRRAAKDDIVPVIQQFASLFRTLSHTARAAEVMAYGASLMERHNDSHVAYALLKEAYNLHRETAVEVGSL